The following coding sequences lie in one Saccharopolyspora hordei genomic window:
- the crtI gene encoding phytoene desaturase family protein: MRTTSGRSDRVLVVGAGLAGLAAALHLAGAGRQVTVVERAPAPGGRAGLHQLDGYRIDTGPTVLTMPELVDEALQAVGASLADRLDLVPLHPAYQARFADGSVLDVHTDAEAMEQEVRRFAGPAEAAGYRRLRRWLVEVYRAEMHRFIDANFDSPLDLLSPELLRLAALGGFGRLGAAVGRFLGDERLRRVFSFQALYAGLDPRRALALYAVISYMDTVGGVWFPRGGMHAVPRALADAAADAGVAFRYGTEVTDLERRGDRVVAARTATGERLRADAFVLTPDLPVVHRLLGRRPRRRLRWSPSAVVLHAGTTRSWSEAHHTISFGAAWEQTFTEIIRDGALMSDPSLLVTRPTATDPTLAPAGRELHYLLAPCPNLATGPIDWARVGPAYRDELLRTAERRGFTGLESSIEVQELVTPADWAAQGHAAGTPFSAAHTFPQTGPFRPRNLVRGLGNVVLAGSGTTPGVGVPPVLVSGKLAAQRITGRR, translated from the coding sequence ATGCGCACCACCAGCGGCCGCAGCGACCGCGTGCTGGTCGTCGGCGCCGGGCTCGCCGGCCTGGCCGCGGCGCTGCACCTGGCCGGGGCGGGGCGGCAGGTGACGGTGGTGGAGCGGGCGCCGGCGCCGGGCGGCCGCGCCGGGCTGCACCAGCTGGACGGCTACCGCATCGACACCGGCCCGACCGTGCTGACCATGCCGGAGCTGGTCGACGAGGCGCTGCAGGCGGTCGGTGCGTCGCTGGCCGACCGCCTCGACCTGGTCCCGCTGCACCCGGCGTACCAGGCGCGCTTCGCCGACGGCTCGGTGCTGGACGTGCACACCGACGCCGAGGCGATGGAGCAGGAGGTGCGCCGGTTCGCCGGGCCCGCGGAGGCGGCCGGGTACCGGCGGCTGCGCCGCTGGTTGGTCGAGGTGTACCGGGCGGAGATGCACCGGTTCATCGACGCGAACTTCGACTCCCCGCTGGACCTGCTGTCACCGGAGCTGCTCCGGCTGGCCGCGCTGGGTGGCTTCGGCCGCCTCGGCGCCGCGGTCGGCCGCTTCCTGGGCGACGAACGGCTGCGCCGGGTGTTCTCCTTCCAGGCCCTCTACGCGGGCCTCGACCCGCGGCGCGCGCTGGCGCTGTACGCGGTGATCTCCTACATGGACACCGTCGGCGGCGTGTGGTTCCCGCGCGGCGGCATGCACGCGGTGCCGCGGGCCCTCGCCGACGCCGCCGCGGACGCCGGGGTCGCGTTCCGCTACGGAACCGAGGTCACCGACCTGGAACGGCGCGGCGACCGCGTCGTCGCGGCACGCACCGCGACCGGCGAGCGGCTCCGCGCCGACGCCTTCGTGCTCACCCCGGACCTGCCGGTGGTGCACCGGTTGCTGGGACGGCGGCCCCGGCGGCGGCTGCGCTGGTCCCCCTCGGCCGTGGTGCTGCACGCGGGGACCACGCGCAGCTGGTCCGAGGCGCACCACACGATCTCCTTCGGCGCCGCCTGGGAGCAGACGTTCACCGAGATCATCCGCGACGGCGCGCTGATGAGCGACCCGTCGCTGCTGGTCACGCGGCCGACCGCGACCGACCCGACGCTCGCGCCGGCCGGCCGCGAACTGCACTACCTGCTCGCCCCGTGCCCGAACCTGGCCACCGGGCCGATCGACTGGGCGCGGGTGGGCCCGGCCTACCGCGACGAGCTGCTGCGCACCGCGGAGCGGCGCGGGTTCACCGGCCTGGAGAGCTCGATCGAGGTGCAGGAGCTGGTCACGCCCGCGGACTGGGCCGCGCAGGGGCACGCCGCGGGGACTCCGTTCTCCGCCGCGCACACCTTCCCGCAGACCGGTCCGTTCCGCCCGCGGAACCTGGTCCGCGGGCTGGGCAACGTCGTGCTGGCCGGCTCCGGGACCACCCCCGGGGTCGGCGTGCCCCCCGTGCTGGTCTCCGGCAAGCTCGCGGCGCAGCGCATCACCGGCAGGCGGTGA
- a CDS encoding Rv2175c family DNA-binding protein encodes MSAIPAAPDVLAPDVEVVPLETVAERIGRSVTRVHQMIRDGHLLALRRGSVLGVPAPFLAGNEVVKGLPGTITLLRDAGYHDDEILRWLFTPDDSLPGTPIEALRGDRGREVKRRAQAMGF; translated from the coding sequence GTGAGTGCGATCCCAGCTGCCCCGGACGTTCTCGCTCCCGATGTGGAGGTCGTTCCGCTGGAGACCGTCGCCGAGCGGATCGGTCGGTCCGTGACCCGGGTGCACCAGATGATTCGTGATGGACACCTGCTGGCGCTGCGCCGCGGCTCCGTGCTCGGCGTGCCCGCACCGTTCCTCGCCGGGAACGAGGTCGTGAAGGGACTGCCCGGCACGATCACCCTGCTCCGGGACGCCGGCTACCACGACGACGAGATCCTCCGCTGGCTGTTCACCCCGGACGACTCGCTGCCGGGGACCCCGATCGAGGCCCTGCGCGGCGACCGGGGCCGGGAGGTCAAGCGCCGCGCCCAGGCGATGGGCTTCTGA